One Camelina sativa cultivar DH55 chromosome 3, Cs, whole genome shotgun sequence genomic window carries:
- the LOC104777407 gene encoding NAC domain-containing protein 16-like: MADSCFKAGKFSAPGFRFHPTDEELVVYYLKRKICGRKLRINAIGVVDVYKVDPSELPGLSMLKTGDRQWFFFTARNRKYPNAARSSRGTVTGYWKATGKDRVIEYNSRSVGLKKTLVFYRGRAPNGERTDWVMHEYTMDEDELGRCKNAKEYYALYKLYKKSGAGPKNGEQYGAPFQEEEWVGSDSEEGDNVAVPDDPAVVHYENCRRMDDPVVHYENCRRMDDPVVHYDNSRCMDDPVVHYENCRRMDDPVVIYENSRRMDDTKFCNPVNVRLQDIEKLLNEIPDAPRVTTRHFNGFTGVPQGNSAGEIQSTLLNSSSGEFVDPRKTGVFLPNSQPYNRQSSFQSGLKSENSFEATSGMSPLLDFEKEDYIEMNDLLIPELGASSTEISTQFLNNGEVSDIGEFDQLFHDISMSLDADPVFQGTSTDMSSLSNFANNTSDQRQQFLYQQLDQTLENQQNNFMHPNNFMHPSTTLNQFTDNMWFKDGQAVLFDQQPQSSSGVFTSHSTGVKPESMNPTVSVNAQNKEGQNGGGTKSQFSSALWELLESIPSTPASACEGPLNQTFVRMSSFSRIRFTGTSVTSRKVTVAKKRISNRGFLLLSIMGALFAFFWVFIATVGVMERPCLS, from the exons ATGGCTGATTCGTGTTTCAAAGCGGGTAAGTTTAGCGCACCTGGGTTTCGATTTCACCCGACTGATGAGGAGCTTGTTGTTTATTATCTTAAGAGGAAGATCTGTGGTAGAAAGCTTCGTATCAATGCCATTGGTGTCGTTGATGTTTACAAAGTCGATCCTTCTGAATTGCCTG gtctgtcgatgttgaaGACAGGAGATAGACAGTGGTTCTTTTTCACTGCAAGGAACAGGAAGTATCCAAACGCAGCTAGGTCAAGTAGAGGCACTGTAACTGGGTATTGGAAGGCTACAGGGAAGGATCGAGTCATTGAGTATAATTCAAGATCTGTAGGACTTAAGAAGACTCTTGTTTTCTATAGAGGTCGGGCTCCTAATGGTGAGCGGACTGATTGGGTGATGCACGAGTACACGATGGATGAAGATGAACTTGGGAGATGTAAGAACGCCAAG GAGTATTATGCTCTTTATAAGCTGTACAAGAAAAGTGGGGCTGGTCCCAAAAATGGTGAACAGTATGGTGCTCCGTTCCAAGAAGAGGAATGGGTTGGTAGTGATAGTGAAGAGGGCGATAACGTTGCTGTACCGGATGATCCTGCTGTGGTCCACTATGAGAACTGTCGTCGTATGGATGATCCTGTGGTCCACTATGAGAACTGTCGTCGTATGGATGATCCTGTGGTCCACTATGACAACAGTCGTTGTATGGATGATCCTGTGGTTCACTACGAGAACTGTCGTCGTATGGATGATCCTGTGGTCATCTATGAGAACAGTCGTCGTATGGATGATACTAAATTTTGCAATCCTGTCAATGTTCGGTTACAGGACATCGAGAAGCTTCTCAATGAAATTCCAGATGCGCCCCGTGTTACTACAAGACACTTTAACGGGTTTACTGGTGTTCCGCAg GGTAATAGCGCAGGAGAGATACAGAGCACATTGCTGAATAGTTCTTCTGGAGAGTTTGTTGACCCCCGGAAAACTGGAGTGTTCTTGCCAAATAGCCAGCCATACAACAGGCAGTCTAGTTTTCAGTCCGGTCTGAAGTCAGAAAATTCATTTGAGGCTACCTCTGGTATGTCACCACTTCTAGATTTTGAGAAGGAGGACTACATTGAAATGAATGATCTTCTGATCCCTGAACTCGGAGCTTCTTCAACTGAGATATCCACACAGTTCTTAAACAATGGTGAAGTCAGTGACATTGGTGAATTCGACCAATTGTTCCATGACATTTCCATGTCTTTGGATGCAGACCCTGTTTTTCAGGGAACTTCTACAGATATGTCTTCTCTGAGTAATTTTGCTAACAACACATCAGACCAAAGGCAGCAATTCCTTTATCAACAGTTGGACCAGACCCTTGAGAACCAGCAGAATAACTTCATGCATCCTAATAACTTCATGCATCCTAGTACAACTCTTAATCAGTTCACTGACAATATGTGGTTTAAAGATGGTCAGGCTGTTCTCTTTGACCAACAACCACAATCTTCTTCTGGAGTATTCACTTCACATTCAACAG GTGTGAAGCCTGAGTCTATGAATCCTACTGTGAGTGTAAATGCCCAAAACAAGGAAGGCCAAAATGGTGGTGGAACAAAGAGCCAGTTCTCATCAGCTCTGTGGGAATTATTGGAATCGATACCTTCAACACCAGCCTCTGCCTGTGAGGGTCCTCTTAACCAGACCTTTGTGCGTATGTCTAGCTTCAGCCGCATCAGGTTCACTGGAACGTCAGTGACTAGTAGAAAAGTCACAGTAGCAAAGAAGCGTATCAGTAACAGAGGATTTCTTCTGTTATCAATTATGGGTGCTTTGTTTGCCTTCTTCTGGGTGTTCATAGCCACCGTTGGAGTTATGGAAAGACCCTGCCTCTCGTGA